A DNA window from Linepithema humile isolate Giens D197 chromosome 6, Lhum_UNIL_v1.0, whole genome shotgun sequence contains the following coding sequences:
- the L2HGDH gene encoding L-2-hydroxyglutarate dehydrogenase, mitochondrial isoform X1 → MKISMMMFLTKRIMPQLHYLHRCKSTLSADQCSVYDLVIVGGGIVGCATAREMIMKHPNLKMAIVEKENALAMHQTGHNSGVVHAGIYYTPGSMKAKLCVEGLKLSYDYFCKNNIPHKKIGKLIVAQNPAQVKRIDDLFDRGTKNNVPDLQIVEKDCISKYEPKCKGEKALWSPWTGIVDWAVVCKAFAEDFQKMGGEIFLNFEVIGFTEMTESKGQSQLAPILIQSKNRCIPAKHVLTCAGLHSDRLAVMTGCDVNPRIVPFRGEYLLLNENKRHLSTTNIYPVPDPRFPFLGVHFTPRMNGEIWLGPNAVLAFAREGYSWFDINIKDCIEMAKFPGLYKLCFRYFLPGCMEMIKSIFYPLAMKDLQKFIPEVTYKDVKRGPTGVRAQALDKDGKLVDDFVFDEGTGKIGSRVLHCRNAPSPAATSSLAIAKFIVDKLDRDFKF, encoded by the exons atgaaaatcaGCATGATGATGTTTCTAACCAAGAGAATTATGCCACAATTGCATTACTTGCATCGTTGTAAATCTACCTTGAG tGCAGATCAATGCAGTGTATATGACCTAGTGATTGTCGGCGGTGGCATCGTTGGATGTGCCACCGCTCGCGAAATGATTATGAAACATCCGAATCTAAAAATGGCCATTGTGGAGAAGGAAAACGCTCTAGCTATGCATCAAACAGGGCATAACAGTGGCGTAGTGCACGCAGGCATTTATTATACACCAGGTAGCATGAAG GCAAAACTCTGTGTGGAAGGTCTAAAACTCTCTTATGACTACTTTTGTAAGAATAACATTCCTCACAAGAAAATTGGTAAATTGATTGTCGCTCAGAATCCGGCTCAAGTTAAGAGGATAGATGATCTTTTTGATCGAGGCACGAAAAACAATGTGCCGGATCTTCAAATCGTTGAGAAAGATTGCATATCAAAATACGAACCCAAGTGTAAG ggAGAAAAGGCTTTATGGTCACCGTGGACTGGCATAGTAGATTGGGCGGTCGTGTGCAAAGCTTTTGCCGAAGACTTTCAGAAGATGGGAGGTGAAATTTTCCTCAATTTCGAAGTGATCGGATTCACAGAGATGACGGAATCGAAAGGACAAAGCCAGCTGGCTCCTATATTAATTCAATCAAAAAATCGA tGCATACCAGCAAAACACGTACTGACATGCGCCGGTCTACATTCGGATCGCCTGGCAGTAATGACGGGCTGTGACGTAAATCCACGAATAGTTCCATTTCGCGGAGAGTACCTATTATTGAACGAAAACAAGCGGCATCTTAGTACGACTAACATATATCCTGTACCTGATCCTAGATTTCCATTTCTGGGTGTACACTTTACACCCAGAATGAATGGTGAAATCTGGTTAGGGCCTAATGCTGTTCTCGCATTTGCCAGAGAAGGCTACAG ctggtttgatataaatataaaggatTGCATAGAAATGGCGAAGTTCCCTGGTTTATACAAATTGTGCTTCCGATATTTCCTACCAGGCTGCATGGAAAtgattaaatcaattttctatCCTTTGGCAATGAAAGATCTTCAGAAATTTATTCCCGAAGTTACATATAAAGATGTCAAAAG AGGACCGACAGGTGTGAGAGCGCAGGCACTAGATAAAGACGGCAAACTAGTGGACGATTTTGTTTTCGATGAAGGTACTGGTAAAATCGGAAGTAGAGTATTACATTGTCGAAACGCACCATCTCCTGCTGCGACTAGCTCTTTGGCAATAGCAAAATTCATTGTTGATAAACTTGATcgcgattttaaattttaa
- the L2HGDH gene encoding L-2-hydroxyglutarate dehydrogenase, mitochondrial isoform X2 yields the protein MIMKHPNLKMAIVEKENALAMHQTGHNSGVVHAGIYYTPGSMKAKLCVEGLKLSYDYFCKNNIPHKKIGKLIVAQNPAQVKRIDDLFDRGTKNNVPDLQIVEKDCISKYEPKCKGEKALWSPWTGIVDWAVVCKAFAEDFQKMGGEIFLNFEVIGFTEMTESKGQSQLAPILIQSKNRCIPAKHVLTCAGLHSDRLAVMTGCDVNPRIVPFRGEYLLLNENKRHLSTTNIYPVPDPRFPFLGVHFTPRMNGEIWLGPNAVLAFAREGYSWFDINIKDCIEMAKFPGLYKLCFRYFLPGCMEMIKSIFYPLAMKDLQKFIPEVTYKDVKRGPTGVRAQALDKDGKLVDDFVFDEGTGKIGSRVLHCRNAPSPAATSSLAIAKFIVDKLDRDFKF from the exons ATGATTATGAAACATCCGAATCTAAAAATGGCCATTGTGGAGAAGGAAAACGCTCTAGCTATGCATCAAACAGGGCATAACAGTGGCGTAGTGCACGCAGGCATTTATTATACACCAGGTAGCATGAAG GCAAAACTCTGTGTGGAAGGTCTAAAACTCTCTTATGACTACTTTTGTAAGAATAACATTCCTCACAAGAAAATTGGTAAATTGATTGTCGCTCAGAATCCGGCTCAAGTTAAGAGGATAGATGATCTTTTTGATCGAGGCACGAAAAACAATGTGCCGGATCTTCAAATCGTTGAGAAAGATTGCATATCAAAATACGAACCCAAGTGTAAG ggAGAAAAGGCTTTATGGTCACCGTGGACTGGCATAGTAGATTGGGCGGTCGTGTGCAAAGCTTTTGCCGAAGACTTTCAGAAGATGGGAGGTGAAATTTTCCTCAATTTCGAAGTGATCGGATTCACAGAGATGACGGAATCGAAAGGACAAAGCCAGCTGGCTCCTATATTAATTCAATCAAAAAATCGA tGCATACCAGCAAAACACGTACTGACATGCGCCGGTCTACATTCGGATCGCCTGGCAGTAATGACGGGCTGTGACGTAAATCCACGAATAGTTCCATTTCGCGGAGAGTACCTATTATTGAACGAAAACAAGCGGCATCTTAGTACGACTAACATATATCCTGTACCTGATCCTAGATTTCCATTTCTGGGTGTACACTTTACACCCAGAATGAATGGTGAAATCTGGTTAGGGCCTAATGCTGTTCTCGCATTTGCCAGAGAAGGCTACAG ctggtttgatataaatataaaggatTGCATAGAAATGGCGAAGTTCCCTGGTTTATACAAATTGTGCTTCCGATATTTCCTACCAGGCTGCATGGAAAtgattaaatcaattttctatCCTTTGGCAATGAAAGATCTTCAGAAATTTATTCCCGAAGTTACATATAAAGATGTCAAAAG AGGACCGACAGGTGTGAGAGCGCAGGCACTAGATAAAGACGGCAAACTAGTGGACGATTTTGTTTTCGATGAAGGTACTGGTAAAATCGGAAGTAGAGTATTACATTGTCGAAACGCACCATCTCCTGCTGCGACTAGCTCTTTGGCAATAGCAAAATTCATTGTTGATAAACTTGATcgcgattttaaattttaa
- the LOC105671501 gene encoding post-GPI attachment to proteins factor 2-like, giving the protein MSKLRLGSEYIPLTAEDMSKIRVVVPFSKVAWFTVALPFLAFIFCIVWSILYNFEHSTSTHCQVYNFLPSVSAAIGHYRPQRDVWKIAIAVQAIVRTLVFLMYYRYYKEHVYKWAQYLSNIALVMYVIENVSLVTLSFWTSNENYAFHKISFISFLMTSFIHMFLAYYIKRRYVNVIKDFDDASLKWKWRSMMLNVSSILVACYFFYRHNKYCEPLVYSMFALSEYGVVLSNMGYHLTVALDFATTYLMISGNSFRII; this is encoded by the exons ATGAGCAAGTTGAGATTAGGGTCAGAGTACATCCCGTTAACCGCGGAGGACATGTCGAAGATTCGCGTTGTCGTACCGTTCTCAAAAGTGGCATGGTTCACCGTGGCTCTGCCATTTCTGGCGTTCATTTTTTGTATCGTCTGGTCGATTCTGTATAATTTCGAACATTCCACCTCCACACATTGTCAG gtgtacaattttttaccaTCAGTCTCAGCAGCTATTGGTCATTACAGGCCTCAAAGAGATGTTTGGAAGATTGCCATAGCGGTGCAAGCAATAGTGAGAACTTTAGTATTTCTCAtgtattatcgttattataaGGAACATGTTTACAAATGGGCACAATACTTAAGTAATATTGCACTTGTTATGTATGTCATTGAAAATGTATCTCTTGTGACACTGAGCTTTTGGACTTCCAATGAGAATTATg cattccataaaatatcttttatatcttttctgATGACATCATTTATACACATGTTCTTAGCATATTATATTAAGAGGAGATATGTGAATGTCATAAAAGATTTTGACGATGCTTCCTTGAAGTGGAAATGGAGATCCATGATGTTGAATGTATCATCTATATTAGTAGCATGTTACTTCTTTTAtaggcataataaatattgtgaaCCTTTAG tgtATTCAATGTTTGCTTTAAGTGAATATGGAGTTGTACTTTCAAATATGGGATATCATTTAACAGTGGCACTAGATTTTGCTACAACGTATCTCATGATATCAGGAAACAgtttcagaattatttaa